A portion of the uncultured Bacteroides sp. genome contains these proteins:
- a CDS encoding DUF4294 domain-containing protein has product MKRWLNILIFILVTLLHCSLCSAQEDKKAISYLVPACVYQGDTIPWVQLPEVYVFKPLIFKNNKERVDYYRLVYNVKKTLPISREINRAIIETYEYIETLPDEKAKKRHIKRVEKGLKDQYTARMKKLSFTQGKLLIKLVDRQSNQTSYEIVKAFMGPFKAGLYQAFAGLFGASLKKQYDPQGEDQLTERVVLLVGNGQL; this is encoded by the coding sequence ATGAAAAGATGGCTTAACATACTAATATTTATTTTAGTAACTCTTCTGCATTGCTCTTTATGCAGCGCGCAGGAGGATAAGAAAGCTATTTCCTATCTTGTTCCGGCATGTGTTTATCAAGGAGATACCATTCCTTGGGTGCAACTTCCGGAAGTATATGTATTTAAGCCGTTGATCTTTAAGAATAATAAAGAAAGAGTAGATTATTACCGCCTTGTTTATAACGTTAAAAAAACACTTCCAATATCCAGAGAAATAAATAGGGCTATCATCGAAACTTACGAATATATTGAAACTCTACCTGACGAAAAAGCAAAGAAGAGGCATATAAAGCGAGTTGAAAAAGGATTGAAAGATCAATATACTGCTCGAATGAAGAAGCTCTCTTTTACACAGGGGAAGTTATTAATAAAATTAGTAGACCGTCAGTCAAATCAAACTTCATACGAAATAGTAAAAGCCTTTATGGGACCTTTTAAAGCAGGATTGTATCAAGCCTTTGCCGGACTCTTTGGAGCAAGCCTTAAAAAACAATATGATCCTCAGGGAGAAGATCAATTAACTGAACGAGTAGTATTGTTAGTAGGAAATGGTCAACTGTAG
- a CDS encoding RNA methyltransferase: MNLRKLKITELNRLSAEEFKEAQKLPLVVVLDDVRSLHNIGSVFRTSDAFRVERIYLCGITAVPPHPDMHKTALGAEFSVDWIYVNNAVEAVDNLKNEGYMVYSIEQAKGSIMLDELELDKTKKYAVVLGNEVKGVNQEVINHSEGCIEIPQYGTKHSLNVSVTAGIVIWDFFKKITSF; the protein is encoded by the coding sequence ATGAATCTACGGAAGTTGAAAATTACCGAGTTGAACAGACTGAGTGCGGAAGAGTTTAAAGAGGCTCAGAAGCTTCCTTTGGTGGTAGTATTGGATGACGTTCGTAGTCTTCATAATATAGGATCAGTCTTTCGCACGTCTGATGCTTTTAGAGTAGAACGTATTTATCTATGTGGAATAACAGCGGTTCCTCCCCATCCTGATATGCATAAAACTGCTTTAGGAGCTGAATTCTCAGTGGATTGGATATATGTTAATAACGCTGTTGAAGCTGTTGATAACTTAAAGAACGAAGGCTATATGGTATATTCTATTGAACAGGCTAAAGGAAGTATTATGTTGGATGAATTGGAGCTTGACAAAACAAAGAAGTATGCTGTGGTACTGGGCAATGAAGTGAAAGGGGTAAATCAAGAAGTTATTAATCATTCTGAAGGTTGTATAGAGATTCCTCAATATGGAACAAAGCATTCGTTGAACGTATCAGTAACTGCAGGGATCGTAATATGGGATTTCTTTAAAAAAATAACTTCATTCTAA
- the nadA gene encoding quinolinate synthase NadA, protein MNREEWLKKGFVNEPINEGIDLKIAINKLKKEKNAVILGHYYQKGEIQDIADFVGDSLALAQWAAKTSADIIVVCGVHFMGETAKILCPNKKVLVPDLNAGCSLADSCPADQFEKFVKEHPGYTVISYVNTTAAVKALTDVVVTSTNAKQIVESFPKDEKIIFGPDRNLGNYINSIANRNMLLWDGACHVHEQFSVEKIVELKAQYPDAIVLAHPECKSVVLKLADVIGSTAALLKHAVNSSEQCFIVATESGILHEMQKRCPGKTFIPAPPNDSTCACNECSFMRLNSLEKLYNCLKYEYPEIEVDPDIAKKAVKPIKKMLDISEKLGL, encoded by the coding sequence ATGAATAGAGAAGAGTGGTTGAAAAAAGGTTTTGTAAATGAACCTATCAATGAAGGCATAGATCTTAAGATTGCCATTAATAAGCTGAAGAAGGAGAAAAATGCAGTGATATTGGGTCACTACTATCAGAAAGGTGAAATTCAGGATATTGCTGATTTTGTTGGTGATAGTTTGGCACTGGCTCAATGGGCTGCTAAAACGAGTGCTGATATCATTGTGGTGTGTGGTGTTCATTTCATGGGAGAAACAGCTAAAATACTTTGTCCGAATAAGAAAGTCCTTGTACCTGATTTGAATGCTGGTTGTTCATTAGCTGATAGTTGTCCGGCAGATCAGTTTGAAAAGTTTGTCAAAGAGCATCCTGGATATACAGTAATATCCTATGTAAATACAACAGCTGCCGTTAAAGCACTGACTGATGTGGTTGTTACCTCTACTAATGCGAAACAGATAGTAGAAAGCTTTCCCAAAGATGAGAAGATTATTTTTGGTCCGGATAGAAACTTAGGTAATTATATTAACTCAATTGCTAACCGTAACATGTTGTTATGGGATGGAGCTTGTCATGTTCACGAACAGTTTTCTGTAGAAAAGATAGTAGAGCTTAAAGCACAATATCCTGATGCAATTGTACTTGCACACCCTGAATGCAAAAGTGTGGTACTTAAGTTGGCTGATGTGATTGGTTCTACAGCTGCCTTGTTGAAACATGCTGTTAACAGCAGTGAACAATGTTTCATTGTTGCTACGGAATCAGGTATTCTGCATGAGATGCAAAAGAGATGCCCCGGAAAGACGTTTATTCCTGCTCCTCCTAACGATAGCACTTGTGCCTGTAATGAGTGTAGCTTTATGCGTTTGAATTCGTTAGAGAAGCTCTATAACTGTTTGAAGTATGAGTATCCTGAGATAGAGGTTGATCCGGATATTGCAAAGAAAGCTGTGAAACCTATTAAGAAGATGTTGGATATATCTGAAAAGTTAGGTTTATAA
- a CDS encoding non-canonical purine NTP diphosphatase: MKKKLVFSTNNAHKLEEVSLILGNKIELLSLKDIHCDTDVPETENTLEGNALLKAEYVYNTYGLNCFGDDTGLEIEALNNEPGVYSARYAGEDKNPQANMLKVLHALEGKENRKAQFRTAIALILNGEKYIFEGIIKGEIIKEKRGEAGFGYDPIFIPEGYDKTFAELGNDVKNKISHRALAVNKLCEFLRSYDKK; the protein is encoded by the coding sequence ATGAAAAAGAAACTAGTTTTTTCCACCAACAATGCTCATAAGCTAGAAGAAGTATCACTCATATTGGGTAATAAAATAGAACTTCTCAGCCTAAAAGATATTCATTGTGACACAGATGTTCCTGAAACAGAAAATACCCTTGAAGGAAATGCCTTACTTAAGGCAGAATACGTATATAATACGTATGGATTGAATTGCTTTGGAGATGATACCGGACTCGAAATAGAGGCTTTAAACAACGAACCTGGCGTTTATTCGGCCCGTTATGCAGGCGAAGATAAAAACCCACAAGCAAATATGCTGAAAGTTCTTCATGCACTTGAAGGAAAAGAAAATCGTAAAGCTCAATTTCGTACCGCCATTGCTCTTATTTTGAATGGAGAAAAATATATTTTTGAAGGGATTATTAAAGGAGAAATCATAAAAGAAAAGAGGGGAGAAGCCGGATTTGGTTATGACCCTATCTTTATTCCTGAAGGCTATGATAAAACATTTGCCGAATTAGGAAATGATGTGAAAAATAAAATTAGTCATCGAGCGTTGGCTGTCAATAAACTCTGCGAATTTCTTCGTTCCTATGATAAGAAATAA
- a CDS encoding YitT family protein — MVKPSKSDVLRESRDYILITFGLICYAIGWSAFLLPYQITTGGVTGISAIIYYSTGVPIQYSYFLINAVLMTAAIKILGPKFSIKTTYAIFSLTFLLWLFQQLIGNTLILGPGQDFMACVIGASLCGIGLGVVFINNGSTGGTDIIAAVVNKYRDVTFGRMILYCDVVIISSCYFVFNDWRRVVFGFVTLVVISYVLDLIVNSARQSVQFLIFSKEYQKIADCIIADTHRGVTVLNGTGWYSKNDVKVLVVMAKKSQSIQIFRLVKDIDPNAFISQSSVIGVYGEGFDRIK; from the coding sequence ATGGTCAAGCCTTCAAAATCAGACGTTCTGAGAGAATCAAGAGATTATATTCTCATTACCTTCGGATTGATATGTTATGCAATCGGCTGGTCGGCTTTTCTGCTTCCTTATCAGATAACTACGGGAGGAGTGACAGGTATTTCTGCTATCATTTATTACTCTACAGGTGTACCCATTCAATATAGTTACTTTCTTATCAATGCTGTGTTAATGACCGCTGCCATTAAAATACTAGGGCCAAAGTTTAGTATAAAAACAACTTATGCTATCTTTTCTCTCACATTCTTGCTCTGGTTATTTCAACAATTGATAGGAAATACTTTAATTTTAGGTCCGGGACAAGATTTTATGGCTTGTGTGATAGGTGCCAGTCTCTGTGGTATCGGTTTGGGAGTTGTTTTTATAAATAACGGAAGCACGGGTGGAACAGATATTATAGCAGCTGTAGTTAATAAATATCGTGATGTAACCTTTGGACGGATGATTCTCTATTGTGATGTAGTCATCATCTCTTCCTGTTACTTTGTATTCAATGACTGGAGAAGAGTCGTTTTTGGCTTCGTTACATTGGTTGTTATCAGCTATGTACTCGATCTTATAGTAAACAGTGCCCGTCAATCTGTGCAGTTTCTCATCTTTTCAAAAGAATATCAAAAGATTGCCGACTGCATTATTGCCGATACGCATCGTGGGGTAACCGTTTTAAATGGTACCGGATGGTATAGTAAAAACGATGTGAAAGTATTAGTAGTTATGGCCAAGAAAAGTCAGTCCATACAAATATTTCGTTTAGTAAAAGACATCGATCCAAATGCTTTTATCTCACAAAGTTCTGTCATTGGTGTCTATGGTGAAGGATTTGATCGCATCAAATAA
- the leuS gene encoding leucine--tRNA ligase, protein MEYSFREIEKKWQKRWVEEKTYQVTEDEAKQKFYVLNMFPYPSGAGLHVGHPLGYIASDIYARYKRLQGFNVLNPMGYDAYGLPAEQYAIQTGQHPAITTINNINRYREQLDKIGFSFDWNREIRTCDPEYYQWTQWAFIKMFNSFYCKDEKKAMPIEELIEAFEATGTEGLNVACSEELTFTAQEWKAMNEKQQQETLMNYRIAYLGNTMVNWCPALGTVLANDEVVDGVSERGGHPVIQKVMRQWCLRVSAYAQRLLDGLETVDWTDSLKETQRNWIGRSEGAEMRFNVKDSEIEFTIFTTRADTVFGVTFMVLAPESELVAQLTTPDQKEEVDAYLERTKKRTERERIADRSVSGVFSGSYAINPLTNEAIPVWISDYVLAGYGTGAIMAVPAHDSRDYAFAKHFNLEIRPLIEGCDVSEESFDAKEGIMINSPRPGTPEGGLVLNGLSIKEAIAKTKEYIKTSGLGRVKVNFRLRDAIFSRQRYWGEPFPVYYKEGMPYMIDESKLPLQLPEVTKFLPTETGEPPLGNATKWGWDEANKEVVDTKKIDNKTIFPLELNTMPGFAGSSAYYLRYMDPRNNQCLVDSKVNAYWQNVDLYVGGTEHATGHLIYSRFWNKFLFDLNVTVKEEPFQKLVNQGMIQGRSNFVYRIKDTNTFVSLNLKDQYDVTPIHVDVNIVSNDILDREAFKAWRPEFATAEFILEDGKYICGWAVEKMSKSMFNVVNPDMIVEKYGADTLRMYEMFLGPVEQSKPWDTNGIDGVHRFIRKFWTLFFNRDGQSILTDEAPTKEELKSLHKLIKKVTGDIEQFSYNTSVSAFMICINELFTLKCYKKEILNKLVVLLAPFAPHVSEELWEVLGNSTSVCDAQWPKWNEEYLKEDVVNYAISFNGKARFNMEFPADATSESIQIEALKDERSQKWIEGKTPKKVIVVPNKLINIVV, encoded by the coding sequence ATGGAATATAGTTTCAGGGAGATTGAGAAGAAGTGGCAGAAACGATGGGTAGAAGAAAAAACCTATCAGGTAACGGAAGATGAAGCAAAGCAAAAATTCTATGTACTCAACATGTTTCCCTATCCTTCAGGAGCCGGACTACATGTGGGACATCCGCTGGGTTACATCGCTTCGGATATTTATGCCCGCTACAAACGCTTGCAAGGCTTCAATGTGCTCAATCCCATGGGTTATGATGCTTACGGACTGCCTGCCGAGCAATATGCTATTCAAACAGGACAACATCCCGCGATTACTACTATCAACAATATAAATCGTTACCGCGAACAGTTGGATAAGATTGGATTCTCATTCGACTGGAACCGTGAAATACGTACATGCGATCCTGAATATTACCAATGGACGCAATGGGCTTTCATTAAGATGTTCAATAGCTTTTACTGTAAGGACGAAAAGAAAGCGATGCCGATTGAAGAACTTATTGAAGCATTCGAAGCAACCGGAACAGAGGGTTTAAATGTTGCTTGCAGCGAAGAGCTTACTTTCACCGCTCAAGAGTGGAAAGCGATGAACGAAAAGCAGCAACAGGAAACGTTAATGAACTATAGGATTGCTTATCTAGGCAACACAATGGTAAACTGGTGTCCGGCTTTGGGAACTGTGTTGGCCAATGATGAGGTTGTGGACGGTGTATCCGAACGGGGTGGCCATCCGGTTATTCAAAAGGTGATGCGCCAATGGTGTTTACGTGTATCGGCATATGCACAACGTTTGCTCGATGGACTGGAAACTGTTGATTGGACGGATTCATTGAAAGAAACACAACGCAACTGGATTGGTCGTTCAGAAGGTGCCGAGATGCGTTTCAACGTAAAAGACAGTGAAATAGAATTTACCATATTTACCACACGTGCCGATACAGTCTTTGGTGTCACTTTCATGGTGCTTGCTCCTGAAAGTGAATTGGTAGCTCAACTCACCACTCCTGATCAAAAAGAGGAAGTAGATGCTTATCTGGAACGCACCAAGAAGCGTACTGAACGCGAACGAATTGCTGATCGTAGTGTAAGTGGTGTCTTTTCAGGCAGTTATGCCATCAATCCGCTTACCAATGAAGCAATTCCTGTATGGATAAGCGATTATGTATTAGCCGGATACGGCACGGGGGCCATCATGGCAGTACCGGCGCACGACAGTCGTGACTATGCATTTGCCAAACATTTCAACTTAGAAATACGTCCGCTGATAGAAGGTTGTGACGTTAGTGAAGAAAGTTTTGATGCCAAAGAAGGAATCATGATCAACTCCCCTCGCCCGGGCACTCCCGAAGGTGGATTGGTGTTGAATGGCTTGAGCATAAAAGAAGCCATCGCTAAAACAAAAGAATACATCAAGACGAGCGGATTAGGCCGTGTAAAAGTCAATTTCCGTTTGCGTGATGCTATTTTCTCTCGTCAACGTTATTGGGGCGAACCATTCCCTGTTTATTATAAAGAGGGAATGCCTTATATGATAGATGAAAGCAAACTTCCATTACAACTTCCTGAAGTAACCAAATTCCTACCGACCGAAACAGGAGAACCGCCGTTGGGTAATGCCACTAAATGGGGATGGGATGAAGCAAATAAAGAAGTAGTGGATACTAAAAAAATAGATAATAAGACAATCTTCCCGTTGGAACTCAACACCATGCCGGGATTTGCAGGTTCATCTGCCTACTATTTGCGCTACATGGATCCACGCAACAATCAATGTTTAGTTGATTCAAAAGTCAATGCCTATTGGCAGAATGTTGACCTTTATGTAGGTGGCACGGAACATGCTACAGGCCACCTTATCTACTCTCGCTTCTGGAATAAATTTCTTTTCGATCTTAATGTAACAGTGAAAGAAGAACCTTTCCAAAAGTTGGTAAACCAAGGAATGATTCAAGGACGCAGTAACTTTGTTTATCGCATAAAGGATACGAATACATTCGTTTCACTCAATCTGAAAGATCAATACGACGTCACTCCTATTCACGTAGATGTAAACATCGTATCAAACGACATACTTGATAGAGAAGCATTCAAAGCATGGAGACCGGAATTTGCTACTGCCGAATTCATACTTGAAGATGGCAAATACATCTGTGGATGGGCAGTAGAAAAGATGAGTAAGTCAATGTTTAACGTTGTTAACCCTGATATGATTGTTGAAAAATATGGTGCTGATACATTGCGTATGTACGAGATGTTCCTTGGACCGGTAGAACAATCAAAACCATGGGATACGAACGGAATTGACGGCGTACATCGTTTCATCCGTAAGTTTTGGACACTCTTCTTCAACAGAGATGGCCAATCCATTCTAACAGATGAAGCTCCTACTAAAGAAGAATTGAAATCACTACATAAACTGATTAAAAAAGTAACCGGTGATATCGAACAGTTCTCATACAATACTTCCGTAAGTGCATTCATGATCTGTATAAACGAACTCTTCACGTTGAAGTGTTATAAGAAAGAGATTTTGAACAAATTAGTTGTTCTCCTTGCTCCTTTTGCACCCCACGTAAGTGAAGAACTTTGGGAAGTATTGGGAAACAGTACCTCCGTTTGCGATGCTCAATGGCCTAAATGGAACGAAGAGTATCTTAAAGAAGATGTAGTGAACTATGCTATTTCTTTTAATGGAAAAGCCCGTTTCAATATGGAATTTCCTGCTGATGCTACAAGCGAATCCATACAAATAGAAGCATTAAAAGACGAACGTTCTCAAAAATGGATAGAAGGAAAAACACCTAAAAAGGTGATTGTTGTTCCTAACAAATTAATAAATATCGTAGTTTAA
- the mutS gene encoding DNA mismatch repair protein MutS, which translates to MMKQFLDLKAKHPDAVMLFRCGDFYETYSTDAVIAADILGITLTKRANGKGKSVEMAGFPHHALDTYLPKLIRAGKRVAICDQLEDPKTTKKLVKRGITELVTPGVSINDNILNYKENNFLAAVHFGKANCGVSFLDISTGEFLTAEGPFDYVDKLLNNFGPKEILFERGKRGMFEGNFGNKFFTFELDDWVFTDTTAREKLLKHFETKNLKGFGVEHLKNGVIASGAILQYLEMTQHTQIGHITSLARIEEDKFVRLDKFTVRSLELISSMNDGGSSLLSVIDKTISPMGARLLKRWMVFPLKDEKPINDRLNVVEYFFREPDFKELIEEQLHLIGDLERIISKVAVGRVSPREVVQLKIALQAIEPIKEACLAADNPSLNRIGDQLNLCLSIREKIEKEINNDPPLMINRGGVIKSGVNAELDDLRQIAYSGKDYLLQIQQRESELTGIPSLKIAYNSVFGYYIEVRNGHKDKVPQEWIRKQTLVNAERYITQELKEYEEKILGAEDKILVLETRLYNDLVLSLAEYIPAIQINANQIARLDCLLSFANVARTNNYIRPVIEDSDVLDIRQGRHPVIEKQLPIGEKYIANDVMLDSASQQIIIITGPNMAGKSALLRQTALITLLAQIGSFVPAESAHIGMVDKIFTRVGASDNISVGESTFMVEMNEAADILNNVSPRSLVLFDELGRGTSTYDGISIAWAIVEYIHEHPRAKARTLFATHYHELNEMEKSFKRIKNYNVSVKEVDNRVIFLRKLERGGSEHSFGIHVAKMAGMPKSIVKRANDILHQLESDNRKQGISGKPLAEVSEKREGMQLNFFQLDDPILCQIRDEILNLDVNNLTPLEALNKLSDIKKIVRGK; encoded by the coding sequence ATGATGAAGCAGTTTCTGGATCTGAAAGCGAAACATCCGGATGCCGTAATGCTTTTCAGGTGTGGCGACTTCTACGAAACATATTCTACCGATGCTGTGATAGCTGCCGATATTTTGGGAATTACATTAACTAAGCGGGCCAATGGAAAAGGAAAAAGCGTAGAGATGGCTGGTTTTCCGCACCATGCGCTCGATACATATCTTCCAAAACTGATTCGTGCAGGCAAGCGGGTAGCTATTTGTGATCAGCTTGAAGACCCCAAGACGACAAAGAAACTGGTGAAACGAGGGATTACCGAATTGGTTACGCCCGGCGTTTCTATCAATGATAATATTCTTAATTACAAAGAGAACAACTTTCTGGCAGCTGTTCATTTTGGTAAAGCAAATTGTGGCGTGTCGTTTCTCGACATTTCTACCGGAGAGTTTCTTACTGCCGAAGGACCTTTTGACTATGTGGATAAGCTGCTCAACAACTTTGGTCCGAAAGAGATCTTGTTTGAGAGAGGCAAACGTGGCATGTTCGAAGGTAACTTTGGGAATAAGTTCTTTACTTTTGAACTAGACGATTGGGTTTTTACGGACACTACTGCCCGTGAGAAGTTGCTTAAGCACTTTGAAACCAAGAACCTGAAAGGATTTGGTGTGGAACACTTGAAGAACGGCGTTATCGCTTCGGGTGCTATCTTGCAATATCTGGAGATGACTCAGCATACGCAGATAGGACATATCACGTCGTTGGCACGCATTGAAGAAGACAAGTTTGTGCGTTTGGATAAGTTTACTGTGCGTAGCTTGGAACTTATATCGAGCATGAACGATGGCGGAAGTAGCTTGCTGAGCGTGATTGATAAAACGATCAGTCCGATGGGGGCACGTTTGTTGAAGCGTTGGATGGTGTTTCCATTGAAAGATGAGAAACCAATAAACGACCGCTTGAATGTGGTGGAATATTTCTTTCGTGAGCCCGACTTTAAGGAGCTGATCGAAGAACAACTTCACCTGATAGGTGACTTGGAGAGAATCATTTCCAAGGTAGCCGTGGGACGTGTTTCTCCGCGTGAGGTGGTGCAACTTAAAATCGCTTTACAGGCTATAGAGCCGATTAAGGAGGCTTGTCTTGCTGCCGATAATCCGAGTTTGAATAGGATAGGAGATCAGCTGAATCTTTGTCTCTCCATCCGGGAAAAGATTGAGAAAGAGATAAACAATGATCCTCCATTAATGATCAATAGAGGAGGCGTGATAAAGAGTGGCGTGAATGCTGAACTGGATGATCTGCGCCAAATAGCTTATTCGGGCAAAGATTATCTGTTACAGATTCAGCAACGTGAAAGTGAACTGACAGGCATACCTAGTTTGAAGATAGCTTACAACAGTGTGTTTGGTTACTACATTGAAGTACGCAACGGGCATAAGGATAAAGTTCCTCAGGAATGGATAAGGAAGCAAACGTTGGTGAATGCCGAACGGTATATCACACAGGAGTTGAAGGAGTATGAAGAAAAGATTCTGGGTGCTGAAGATAAGATTTTGGTGCTCGAAACGAGACTTTATAATGATCTGGTTTTGTCTTTGGCGGAATATATTCCTGCCATACAGATCAATGCTAACCAGATAGCGCGACTCGATTGTTTACTCTCTTTTGCCAATGTGGCGCGAACAAACAATTATATTCGTCCGGTGATAGAAGATAGCGATGTTTTGGATATTCGCCAAGGGCGCCATCCGGTTATTGAGAAGCAACTGCCGATAGGAGAGAAGTACATTGCTAACGATGTGATGCTAGATAGTGCTTCGCAACAGATCATCATCATAACGGGTCCGAACATGGCCGGTAAGTCGGCTCTCTTGAGGCAGACGGCTTTGATTACGTTGTTGGCACAGATCGGCTCTTTTGTTCCCGCCGAAAGCGCACACATCGGTATGGTTGACAAGATATTCACTCGTGTGGGAGCAAGTGATAACATCTCGGTGGGAGAGTCTACTTTCATGGTAGAGATGAACGAGGCGGCAGATATCCTGAATAACGTTTCGCCACGCAGCCTTGTACTCTTTGACGAGTTAGGGCGGGGTACTTCTACTTACGACGGTATTTCTATTGCTTGGGCGATTGTGGAATACATTCACGAGCATCCCAGAGCAAAGGCACGTACGCTTTTCGCTACGCACTATCATGAGTTGAACGAAATGGAGAAGTCCTTCAAACGGATAAAGAACTACAACGTGTCGGTGAAGGAGGTAGACAATCGTGTAATCTTTTTGCGTAAGTTGGAGCGGGGTGGGAGTGAGCACTCTTTTGGTATCCATGTGGCCAAGATGGCCGGTATGCCCAAAAGTATTGTGAAGCGTGCCAATGATATACTTCATCAGTTAGAGAGCGATAACCGTAAACAGGGTATTTCGGGTAAGCCTTTGGCAGAAGTGAGTGAGAAACGGGAAGGCATGCAACTTAACTTCTTTCAGTTAGACGACCCCATTCTTTGTCAGATAAGAGACGAAATATTGAATCTGGATGTGAATAATCTGACGCCTCTTGAGGCACTTAATAAGCTGAGTGATATAAAGAAGATAGTAAGAGGAAAATAG
- the lgt gene encoding prolipoprotein diacylglyceryl transferase, producing the protein MNHLLATINWNPDPELFRLFGISIRYYGLLWAVGIFLAYLVVHYQFRDKKIGEDKFEPLFFYCFFGILLGARLGHCLFYQPDYYLSRPVEMLLPIKFLPQGGWKFTGYEGLASHGGTIGLIIALWLYVRKTKLNYIDVLDMIAVATPITACFIRLANLMNSEIIGKATDVPWAFVFEREDMIPRHPAQLYEAIAYFCFFLVTMYLYKNYSKKLHRGFFFGLCLTLIFTFRFFIEFLKENQVNFEDGMTLNMGQWLSIPFIIIGVTSILLGKRLDKMK; encoded by the coding sequence ATGAATCATCTTCTTGCTACAATCAATTGGAATCCGGATCCGGAACTATTCAGGCTTTTCGGCATCTCCATCAGGTACTATGGGCTATTATGGGCTGTAGGCATCTTTCTGGCTTACCTCGTAGTTCACTATCAGTTTCGCGACAAAAAGATTGGCGAAGACAAGTTCGAACCACTCTTCTTTTATTGCTTTTTCGGCATACTGCTTGGAGCACGCTTAGGTCATTGCTTGTTCTACCAGCCGGATTATTATCTCTCCCGCCCTGTTGAGATGCTGCTTCCTATCAAATTTCTGCCTCAAGGAGGATGGAAATTTACGGGATACGAAGGGTTAGCCAGTCATGGAGGCACCATCGGGTTAATCATAGCTCTTTGGCTTTATGTGCGTAAAACAAAGCTCAACTACATAGATGTGCTCGACATGATAGCAGTGGCAACACCCATCACTGCATGCTTCATCCGCCTGGCCAACCTAATGAACTCCGAAATCATTGGCAAAGCAACCGATGTTCCATGGGCATTTGTTTTTGAACGTGAGGATATGATTCCCCGCCATCCGGCCCAACTTTATGAAGCAATAGCCTATTTCTGCTTCTTCCTCGTCACCATGTATTTATACAAGAATTATAGCAAAAAGCTTCACCGCGGATTCTTCTTCGGGCTTTGTCTTACCTTGATTTTCACTTTCCGATTCTTTATCGAATTCCTGAAAGAAAATCAAGTAAATTTTGAAGACGGAATGACACTTAACATGGGACAGTGGCTCAGCATACCTTTCATTATAATAGGAGTTACCAGCATACTCTTAGGAAAGAGATTGGATAAAATGAAATAG
- a CDS encoding sugar O-acetyltransferase, translating into MDKGESEKAKMFAGEHYNAHSKEMVDIRTKVKRTLHKLNVTEYYTDKFQDVTNELFPNSAKNIHVEPPFYCDYGDHIYAGDKVFINFGAVILDGAKVTIGAHTMIAPGVHIYTAQHPLEADERDKWEDCKPVTIGERCWIGGHATICPGVTIGDRTVIGAGSVVTKDIPADSLAVGNPARVIRKLNETKEKQV; encoded by the coding sequence ATGGATAAAGGAGAATCAGAAAAAGCAAAAATGTTTGCGGGTGAACACTACAATGCCCATAGCAAGGAAATGGTAGATATACGTACCAAAGTAAAAAGAACACTCCACAAACTAAATGTTACGGAATATTACACGGACAAGTTTCAAGACGTAACCAATGAACTTTTCCCGAATTCGGCCAAAAATATACATGTTGAGCCTCCTTTCTATTGCGATTACGGCGATCACATTTATGCCGGAGACAAAGTATTCATAAACTTCGGGGCTGTGATTCTGGATGGTGCAAAAGTCACCATCGGAGCGCATACAATGATAGCACCCGGAGTACACATATACACCGCTCAGCATCCTCTCGAAGCCGATGAAAGAGATAAATGGGAAGACTGCAAGCCGGTCACCATTGGCGAACGTTGCTGGATAGGCGGACACGCCACCATCTGTCCCGGAGTAACCATCGGAGATCGTACCGTGATTGGTGCCGGATCTGTGGTGACAAAAGACATCCCTGCCGACTCACTTGCGGTAGGAAATCCTGCTAGAGTTATCAGAAAATTAAATGAAACGAAAGAAAAACAAGTATGA